A genome region from Cyprinus carpio isolate SPL01 chromosome B23, ASM1834038v1, whole genome shotgun sequence includes the following:
- the spo11 gene encoding meiotic recombination protein SPO11 yields MADQFIEVDELRDTLRESLEKDDRRQEDISRQDVLTRIERVIQTIVFSVSEGEAPVLRLMNRCNWASVRFHESVGLVRKADVPVTTLRCDCPSSATRFALIFKLLSVIYKLVQSDSYATKRDIYYNDPQLFGSQKTLDSILDDISCMLKVPRRSLHVFATSKGFISGDLCYLEEDGTKVDCNSSSTAVPVSSNVNGIRNIVSAAKFILIVEKDATFQRLLDDAFCTRLSPCIIITGKGVPDVNSRLMVRKLWDTLHIPVFALVDADPYGIEIMCIYKYGSRSLAFEAHSLTVPSVLWLGLLPSDIQRYRVPEETLIPFSQADESKINSLRTRDYISCQPAWEREIEAMQRLKQKAEIQSLSSIAPHFLTRVYLPNKLRYGGWI; encoded by the exons ATGGCTGACCAGTTTATTGAGGTAGATGAGTTAAGAGACACTCTGCGCGAGAGTCTGGAAAAGGATGACAGACGCCAGGAGGACATCAGCAG ACAGGATGTTTTGACGCGCATTGAGAGAGTCATCCAGACGATAGTCTTCAGCGTGTCTGAAGGAGAAGCACCTGTGCTGAGACTGATGAACAGATGCAACTGGGCcagtgtcag ATTTCACGAGTCTGTTGGTTTAGTACGGAAGGCAGATGTCCCTGTGACGACTCTCCGATGTGACTGCCCTTCATCAGCCACCAGATTTG CCCTGATTTTTAAGCTCTTGTCTGTTATTTACAAACTTGTACAGAGTGACTCCTATGCTACTAAAAG GGACATATACTataatgatccacagctgtttggGTCCCAGAAGACCTTGGATTCCATCCTGGATGACATTTCATGCATGCTCAAGGTTCCTCGCCGGAGTTTGCATGTG TTTGCAACATCCAAAGGCTTCATCTCAGGTGATCTGTGTTATTTGGAGGAAGATGGCACAAAGGTGGACTGCAATTCCAGTTCCACT GCGGTTCCGGTGTCTTCCAATGTTAATGGGATCAGAA ACATTGTATCAGCTGCGAAATTCATTCTGATAGTGGAGAAGGATGCAACTTTCCAGAGACTACTGGATGATGCCTTTTGCACCAGACTTTCTCCCTGCATCATCATAACT GGTAAAGGTGTGCCTGATGTCAACAGCAGACTGATGGTGAGGAAACTGTGGGACACGCTACACATCCCTGTCTTTGCTCTGGTGGATGCAGATCCTTacg gcaTCGAGATCATGTGCATCTACAAGTACGGCTCACGG TCTCTGGCCTTCGAGGCCCACAGTCTGACTGTCCCCAGTGTGCTGTGGTTGGGCCTCCTGCCTTCAGACATCCAGAG GTACAGAGTCCCAGAGGAAACGCTTATTCCATTTTCTCAAGCAGATGAGAGCAAAATCAACAGCCTGAGGACCAGAGACTACATCAGCTGCCAACCTGCCTGGGAGAGAGAG ATAGAAGCTATGCAGAGACTGAAGCAGAAAGCTGAGATACAGTCCCTGTCATCCATCGCCCCACACTTCCTCACTCGAGTCTACCTGCCAAATAAACTGCGCTATGGAGGCTGGATATAA